A genomic region of Streptomyces rimosus contains the following coding sequences:
- a CDS encoding SRPBCC family protein translates to MPEAFAGAVIPAPVATVWHVVRDFGGLATWQPAVAGCVLAEAEAPDRVGCVRTLSMADGETVVESLLALDDHRRSLTYGIVSSPYAVQSYRATMRVVPLTATDETFVAWSVDFDCDRSNTDELTETFRTGILTAGLRGLAEHCRRL, encoded by the coding sequence TCCCGGCCCCGGTCGCCACGGTCTGGCACGTGGTCCGCGACTTCGGCGGCCTGGCCACCTGGCAGCCGGCCGTCGCAGGCTGCGTCCTGGCGGAGGCGGAAGCCCCCGACCGCGTCGGTTGCGTCCGCACTCTGTCCATGGCCGACGGGGAGACCGTGGTCGAGTCCCTCCTGGCGCTGGACGACCACAGACGATCGCTGACTTACGGCATCGTCAGTTCCCCGTACGCAGTGCAGTCCTACCGGGCCACCATGCGGGTCGTGCCTCTTACCGCCACCGATGAGACGTTCGTCGCTTGGTCGGTGGACTTCGACTGCGATCGCTCCAACACCGACGAGCTGACGGAAACCTTTCGGACCGGCATCCTCACAGCCGGATTGCGTGGCCTGGCCGAGCACTGTCGCAGACTGTGA